In Janthinobacterium sp. J1-1, a single genomic region encodes these proteins:
- a CDS encoding LysR family transcriptional regulator has product MSDHLKGIAPFLATADAGSFTKAAERLHLTSSAVSKSVARLEERLGVILFERSTRRLKLSSAGHAYYATCKRVLQELADAENVLAEQEGELAGTVRIGVPASYGRMRVMPALIDLCEKYPRLQPSIAFSDRFVDLFEERIDIAVRIGAPGQWPAALGQMQLGEERLIFCAAPAYLARRGTPKDIQELEQHDCIAYGRGDGTAAPWLFVEETGVERRVVTPRLIVGDAEAQTAAVLAGLGIAQQATWLVQEHLASGAIVEVLPDYATPGLPLYLAWPLARQLTIKTGTLLQELKQRLHIS; this is encoded by the coding sequence ATGTCCGACCATCTGAAAGGCATCGCTCCTTTTCTTGCCACCGCCGACGCCGGCAGTTTTACCAAAGCCGCCGAGCGGCTGCACCTGACCAGCTCGGCCGTCAGCAAGAGTGTGGCGCGGCTGGAGGAACGGCTGGGCGTGATCCTGTTCGAGCGCAGCACGCGGCGTTTGAAGCTGAGCAGCGCGGGCCACGCCTATTACGCCACCTGCAAGCGCGTGCTGCAGGAACTGGCCGACGCGGAAAACGTGCTGGCCGAGCAGGAAGGCGAACTGGCGGGCACGGTGCGCATCGGCGTGCCGGCGTCCTACGGGCGCATGCGCGTGATGCCGGCGCTGATCGACCTGTGCGAAAAATATCCGCGGCTGCAGCCGTCGATCGCCTTCAGCGACCGCTTTGTCGACCTGTTCGAAGAGCGCATCGATATCGCCGTGCGCATCGGCGCACCAGGCCAGTGGCCGGCCGCGCTGGGCCAGATGCAGCTGGGCGAGGAACGGCTGATCTTTTGCGCGGCGCCCGCCTACCTGGCGCGGCGTGGCACGCCGAAAGATATACAGGAACTGGAACAGCATGACTGCATCGCCTACGGCCGTGGTGACGGCACGGCGGCGCCGTGGCTGTTTGTGGAAGAAACTGGCGTGGAGCGGCGCGTGGTAACGCCGCGTTTGATCGTGGGCGACGCCGAAGCGCAGACGGCCGCCGTACTGGCAGGCCTGGGCATCGCGCAGCAGGCGACGTGGCTGGTGCAGGAGCATTTGGCCAGCGGCGCCATCGTCGAAGTACTGCCTGATTACGCCACGCCAGGCTTGCCGCTCTACCTGGCGTGGCCGCTGGCGCGCCAGCTGACCATCAAGACCGGCACGCTGCTGCAGGAACTGAAGCAGCGTTTGCACATCAGCTGA
- a CDS encoding SDR family oxidoreductase: MTDRLQGKTALLTAAGQGIGRATAEAFVREGATVIATDINQAQLDALKESTGCTVRLLDVTDGAAITALVNEIGPVDILFNCAGFVDGGTILECDDAAWDRSFEINARSMYRLMRAVLPGMLEKGAGSIVNMSSVASSVKGAPNRFIYGTSKAAVVGMTKSVAADFVTRGIRCNAICPGTIESPSLKDRIAAQAAATGVSIDEVQAAFVARQPMGRVGKADEIAALAVYLASDESAFTTGMTHVIDGGWSN; this comes from the coding sequence ATGACCGACAGACTACAAGGCAAAACCGCACTGCTCACCGCCGCCGGCCAGGGCATCGGCCGCGCCACCGCCGAAGCCTTCGTGCGCGAAGGCGCGACCGTGATCGCCACCGATATCAACCAGGCCCAGCTCGATGCGCTGAAGGAATCCACCGGCTGCACCGTGCGCCTGCTGGACGTCACTGACGGCGCCGCCATCACCGCGCTGGTGAACGAGATCGGCCCCGTCGATATCCTGTTCAACTGCGCCGGCTTCGTCGACGGCGGCACCATTCTCGAGTGCGACGACGCAGCCTGGGACCGCTCCTTCGAGATCAACGCGCGCTCCATGTACCGCTTGATGCGCGCCGTGCTGCCCGGCATGCTGGAAAAAGGCGCCGGCTCCATCGTCAATATGTCGTCGGTGGCGTCCAGCGTCAAAGGCGCACCGAACCGTTTTATCTACGGCACCTCGAAGGCAGCCGTGGTGGGCATGACCAAATCGGTGGCGGCCGACTTTGTCACGCGCGGCATCCGCTGCAACGCCATCTGCCCCGGCACCATCGAGTCGCCATCGCTGAAGGACCGCATTGCCGCGCAGGCCGCAGCGACGGGCGTGAGCATCGATGAAGTGCAGGCCGCCTTTGTCGCGCGCCAGCCGATGGGCAGGGTCGGCAAGGCCGATGAAATCGCCGCGCTGGCCGTCTACCTGGCCTCCGACGAATCGGCTTTCACCACCGGCATGACGCACGTCATCGACGGCGGTTGGTCTAACTAA
- a CDS encoding ATP-binding cassette domain-containing protein, with amino-acid sequence MNQSEEILALNSVSKRFPGVLALDNVSFSLRKGEAHALCGENGAGKSTLMKVMSGVYQADEGELVYKGKVCSFGSSVDAEAAGIAIIHQELNLIPHLSVAENIFLAREPVRGFFIDRKKMRLDAQALLDRLKLRIDPRQLVKNLSCAQQQMVEIAKALSLNTEVLIMDEPTSSLTESETGQLFEIINELKRNGVSVVYISHRLEEMQHIIDRVTVLRDGKFVSTDDFHAISLDAIVAKMVGRTLDEKFPERVSTPTDDVLLRVTDLHRKDVFGPLSFDLRRGEILGFSGLMGAGRTEVARAIFGADPLTSGAIHLGDTEVVIDSPIDAIDHGIAYLSEDRKSHGLAIRMSVAANLTLTNVSALSNRFGFIDFAKEEAVAKKYIAALGIKTPTSKQIARNLSGGNQQKIVISKWLYRESKIIFFDEPTRGIDVGAKFAIYQLLDKLASEGIGVVLITSELPEIMGMTDRVAVFHEGRISGIVNTRESSQEEIMHLASGRVASPTAGQAALH; translated from the coding sequence ATGAATCAATCCGAAGAGATATTGGCGCTCAATAGCGTCAGCAAACGCTTTCCCGGCGTGCTGGCGCTCGATAACGTCAGCTTCAGTTTGCGCAAGGGCGAAGCGCATGCGCTGTGCGGCGAAAACGGCGCCGGCAAGTCCACCCTCATGAAAGTGATGAGCGGCGTGTACCAGGCCGACGAGGGAGAACTGGTCTACAAGGGCAAGGTGTGCAGCTTTGGCAGCAGCGTCGACGCGGAAGCGGCCGGCATCGCCATCATCCACCAGGAACTCAATTTGATCCCGCACCTGAGCGTGGCCGAGAATATTTTCCTGGCGCGTGAACCGGTGCGCGGCTTTTTCATCGACCGCAAGAAGATGCGCCTTGATGCGCAGGCCCTGCTGGACCGCCTGAAGCTGCGCATCGATCCGCGCCAGCTGGTGAAAAACCTGTCGTGTGCGCAGCAGCAGATGGTGGAAATCGCCAAGGCCCTGTCGCTGAACACGGAAGTGCTGATCATGGACGAGCCCACGTCCTCGCTGACGGAAAGCGAAACGGGCCAGCTGTTCGAGATCATCAATGAACTGAAACGCAATGGCGTGAGCGTGGTGTATATCTCGCACCGGCTGGAAGAAATGCAGCACATTATCGACCGCGTGACGGTGCTGCGCGACGGTAAATTCGTCAGCACCGACGACTTTCATGCGATCTCGCTCGACGCCATCGTGGCAAAAATGGTCGGCCGCACCCTCGATGAAAAATTTCCCGAGCGCGTGTCGACACCGACCGATGACGTGCTGCTGCGCGTGACGGATTTGCACCGCAAGGATGTATTCGGCCCGCTCAGCTTTGACTTGCGGCGCGGCGAGATCCTCGGTTTTTCGGGGCTGATGGGAGCGGGGCGCACGGAAGTGGCGCGCGCCATCTTCGGTGCCGATCCGCTCACCAGCGGCGCGATCCACCTGGGCGACACGGAAGTCGTGATCGACTCGCCGATCGACGCCATCGACCACGGCATCGCCTACCTGTCCGAAGACCGCAAGAGCCATGGCCTGGCGATCCGCATGTCGGTGGCGGCCAACCTGACCTTGACCAATGTGTCGGCATTGTCCAACCGCTTCGGTTTTATCGACTTTGCCAAGGAAGAAGCGGTCGCCAAAAAGTATATCGCGGCGCTGGGCATCAAGACGCCGACCTCGAAGCAGATCGCGCGCAATCTGTCGGGCGGCAACCAGCAGAAGATCGTCATCAGCAAGTGGCTGTACCGCGAATCGAAAATCATCTTCTTCGACGAACCGACGCGCGGCATCGACGTGGGCGCCAAGTTCGCCATCTACCAGCTGCTCGACAAGCTGGCCTCGGAGGGCATCGGCGTGGTCCTGATCACCTCCGAGCTGCCCGAGATCATGGGCATGACGGACAGGGTCGCCGTGTTCCATGAAGGGCGCATCAGCGGCATCGTCAACACGCGCGAGTCGTCGCAGGAAGAGATCATGCATCTCGCATCGGGCCGCGTGGCAAGCCCCACTGCGGGACAGGCAGCACTCCATTAA
- a CDS encoding ABC transporter substrate-binding protein — translation MSLGLVTAAFALSTSAALAAPKEIAVIVKTTNSNYWQNVKKGATASAADAKGYSLTFQGPASESAIADQVSMVENAVTRKVAGIVLAASDPDALVPALKKAWEAKIPVVLIDSLVADSGKRYYQSFLSTDNEAAGEASAKALISQVGKTGKIAVMSYVAGAGSETGRVGGFKRYIEKNSQLQIVGTYYSQSQMATALNQTTDVLASNPDLKGIFGANEPTAVGMGRALAQAGKAGKVIGVGFDGNEDLKNFVKDGTLYATAVQGSYSMGALGVKTIVSLIEGKKVDPFVNTGVVIVTKANVDLPEAKNVLY, via the coding sequence ATGTCGCTCGGTCTGGTGACCGCAGCATTTGCCCTGAGCACCAGCGCCGCATTGGCCGCGCCGAAAGAGATCGCCGTGATCGTCAAGACGACGAACTCGAACTACTGGCAGAACGTCAAAAAGGGCGCAACCGCCAGCGCGGCCGACGCCAAGGGCTACAGCCTGACCTTCCAGGGTCCGGCCTCGGAGTCCGCCATTGCCGACCAGGTCAGCATGGTGGAAAACGCCGTCACCCGCAAAGTGGCCGGCATCGTGCTGGCCGCATCGGACCCGGACGCGCTGGTGCCGGCCCTGAAAAAAGCGTGGGAAGCGAAGATTCCCGTGGTGCTGATCGATTCCCTGGTGGCCGACAGCGGCAAGCGTTACTACCAATCGTTCCTGTCGACCGACAATGAAGCGGCCGGCGAGGCCAGCGCCAAGGCGCTGATTTCGCAAGTGGGCAAGACCGGCAAGATCGCCGTGATGTCGTATGTGGCCGGCGCCGGTTCCGAGACGGGCCGCGTGGGCGGCTTCAAGCGCTATATCGAAAAGAACTCGCAGCTGCAGATCGTCGGCACCTATTATTCGCAATCGCAGATGGCCACCGCGCTGAACCAGACCACCGACGTGCTGGCCTCGAATCCTGACCTGAAAGGCATCTTCGGCGCCAACGAACCGACGGCCGTCGGCATGGGCCGCGCGCTTGCGCAGGCGGGCAAGGCCGGCAAGGTGATCGGCGTGGGCTTTGACGGCAATGAAGACCTGAAAAACTTCGTCAAGGACGGCACCCTGTATGCGACCGCCGTGCAGGGCTCCTACTCGATGGGCGCGCTGGGCGTGAAAACCATCGTCAGCCTGATCGAAGGCAAGAAGGTCGACCCGTTCGTCAACACCGGCGTGGTGATCGTCACCAAGGCCAATGTCGACCTGCCGGAAGCGAAGAACGTGCTGTATTGA
- a CDS encoding aldo/keto reductase, which produces MDVTQHRMLPRGGLSLPCIGMGCAPLGGLYQPVSDAQARSTLDGAWDAGVRFFDTAPYYGYTQSEHRLGAALRERPRDDFVVSTKVGRLLRPDATVRPGDDGFCSPLPFRPQYDYTYDGVLRSHDDSLQRLGLARIDILFVHDIGSVTHGERDDHYWRQLTSGGGFRALDQLRSSGQVKAVGLGVNECEIVLRAMGEFDLDCTLLAGRYTLLEQASLSPLLDLCVERGNAIVIGGPFNSGVLAGNGKFNYADAPSEILQRVAQLDAICREFKVPLPAAALQFPLAHPAVASCIPGGQDLAQLRQNLDWFATPLPAALWTALQGAGLIDARAPVPKGAA; this is translated from the coding sequence ATGGATGTCACTCAACACCGTATGCTGCCGCGCGGCGGGCTTTCGCTACCCTGCATCGGCATGGGCTGCGCACCGCTCGGTGGCCTGTACCAGCCGGTCAGCGACGCGCAGGCGCGCAGTACCCTCGATGGCGCCTGGGATGCCGGCGTGCGCTTTTTCGACACGGCGCCCTACTATGGCTATACCCAGTCCGAACACCGCCTCGGTGCGGCGCTGCGCGAGCGTCCCCGCGATGATTTCGTGGTCAGCACCAAGGTGGGCCGGCTGCTGCGTCCCGACGCCACCGTGCGCCCTGGCGACGACGGCTTTTGTTCACCGCTGCCGTTTCGCCCGCAGTACGACTACACCTATGACGGCGTGCTGCGCTCGCACGACGACAGCCTGCAGCGCCTCGGGCTGGCACGCATCGATATCCTGTTCGTGCACGATATCGGCAGTGTGACGCATGGCGAACGCGATGATCATTACTGGCGCCAGCTGACCAGCGGCGGCGGCTTTCGCGCGCTGGACCAGTTGCGCAGCAGCGGCCAGGTCAAAGCCGTGGGCCTCGGCGTCAACGAATGCGAGATCGTGCTGCGCGCGATGGGTGAATTCGACCTCGACTGCACCCTGCTGGCCGGCCGCTATACCTTATTGGAGCAGGCCTCGCTGTCGCCGCTGCTGGACCTGTGCGTGGAACGCGGCAACGCCATCGTGATAGGCGGCCCGTTCAATTCGGGCGTCCTGGCAGGCAATGGCAAGTTCAATTACGCCGATGCGCCGTCCGAGATCCTGCAGCGCGTGGCGCAGCTGGACGCCATCTGCCGCGAATTCAAGGTGCCTTTGCCGGCGGCCGCACTGCAGTTCCCGCTGGCCCATCCGGCCGTGGCGTCCTGCATACCCGGCGGCCAGGACCTGGCGCAGCTGCGGCAGAACCTGGACTGGTTCGCCACGCCTCTGCCCGCCGCCCTGTGGACGGCATTGCAGGGCGCGGGCCTGATCGATGCGCGCGCACCGGTGCCAAAGGGAGCCGCATGA
- a CDS encoding ABC transporter permease, which translates to MNKELIQKFAALGSLSLLLLVFSLTSDAFFSVSNGMSVALQVTSIAYLGIAATCVIITGGIDLSSGSVLALAGVAAAMLVKSGIPVPVAMLGGIVVGAMCGAVNGFCITQLKLPPFIATLGMMLIARGLALQVTGARAISGLGESFGELGNGVLWRIERDTGGTFPEVVFPGIPYPVVLMVVIAVAVSIMLSRTTFGRHIYAVGSNAEAARLSGVKVGRVTLLVYTLSGALSGLTGCVLMSRLVTAQPNEGVMYELDAIASAVIGGASLIGGIGTISGTVIGSFVIGILRNGLNMNGVSSFIQQIIIGLVILLTVWIDQKRNRA; encoded by the coding sequence ATGAACAAAGAACTGATCCAAAAATTTGCCGCGCTGGGCAGCCTGTCCTTGCTGCTGCTGGTGTTTTCGCTGACCAGCGATGCCTTTTTCTCGGTCAGCAATGGCATGAGCGTGGCGCTGCAGGTGACCTCGATTGCGTATCTCGGTATCGCCGCCACCTGCGTCATCATCACCGGCGGCATCGACCTCAGTTCCGGCTCTGTGCTGGCGCTGGCCGGCGTGGCCGCCGCCATGCTGGTCAAGAGCGGCATCCCGGTGCCGGTCGCCATGTTGGGCGGCATCGTGGTGGGCGCCATGTGCGGCGCCGTCAACGGTTTCTGCATCACGCAACTCAAACTGCCGCCGTTTATCGCCACCCTGGGCATGATGCTGATCGCCCGTGGCCTGGCCTTGCAGGTGACCGGTGCGCGCGCCATTTCGGGCCTGGGCGAATCGTTCGGCGAACTCGGTAACGGCGTGTTGTGGCGCATCGAGCGCGATACGGGCGGCACCTTTCCCGAAGTCGTCTTCCCCGGTATTCCGTATCCGGTGGTGCTGATGGTGGTGATCGCCGTCGCCGTCTCCATCATGCTCAGCCGCACCACCTTTGGCCGCCATATCTACGCCGTCGGTTCCAACGCCGAAGCGGCGCGCCTGTCGGGCGTGAAAGTAGGCCGCGTGACCCTGCTGGTGTACACCCTGTCCGGCGCCTTGTCGGGCCTGACCGGCTGCGTGCTGATGTCGCGCCTGGTGACGGCGCAGCCGAACGAAGGCGTGATGTATGAACTCGATGCGATCGCCAGCGCGGTGATCGGCGGCGCTTCGCTGATCGGCGGCATCGGCACCATTTCCGGCACCGTCATCGGCTCCTTCGTGATCGGCATTTTGCGCAATGGCCTGAACATGAATGGCGTATCGAGTTTTATCCAGCAAATCATTATCGGACTGGTCATTCTGCTGACCGTCTGGATCGATCAGAAGCGCAACCGCGCCTGA
- a CDS encoding IS110 family transposase gives MFNLGIDVAKAKLDCALRLPNGKHRNKVVENNHKGFAALSEWLLKHDAGNPRVCMEATGTYWEGVAEYLAGLGMVVSVINPAQMKAFGASRMVRTKTDKVDAQLIADFAHERQPQPWTAPSPAAQALRAMVLRLEALQAMRLQETNRLDVAREAVRQGIEDHIAWLDRQIKELIRAIKRHIDDDPDLRDKRELLDSIPGLGERTIPVLLSYYADTERFDNAKQAVAFAGLDPRQHESGSSVRGKPRMSKIGHSFLRKALYMPAMVAVHRTAWGKRFGQRLNAAGKAPKLIIGAMMRKLVHVAFGVLRSGKIFDPTLHNA, from the coding sequence ATGTTTAATTTAGGAATCGACGTTGCCAAGGCCAAGCTGGACTGCGCACTGCGCCTGCCCAATGGCAAGCACCGTAACAAGGTAGTAGAGAACAATCACAAAGGATTTGCTGCACTGAGCGAATGGCTGCTCAAGCATGATGCCGGCAACCCGAGAGTATGTATGGAAGCGACTGGCACTTACTGGGAAGGGGTTGCCGAATATCTGGCCGGACTTGGCATGGTGGTCAGTGTCATCAATCCGGCACAGATGAAGGCCTTTGGCGCCTCGCGCATGGTACGCACCAAGACCGACAAGGTCGACGCGCAGTTGATTGCCGACTTTGCCCATGAGCGCCAACCGCAGCCGTGGACAGCGCCATCGCCCGCTGCACAAGCACTGCGCGCCATGGTGCTGCGCCTGGAGGCGCTGCAAGCGATGCGACTGCAGGAGACGAACCGTCTCGATGTCGCGCGTGAAGCGGTACGCCAAGGTATCGAAGACCACATTGCGTGGCTCGATAGGCAAATCAAGGAACTCATTCGCGCCATCAAGCGCCATATCGACGATGATCCGGATTTACGCGACAAGCGCGAGCTGCTTGACAGCATTCCTGGCCTGGGAGAGCGTACGATTCCCGTCCTGCTGTCGTACTACGCCGACACGGAACGCTTCGATAACGCCAAGCAAGCCGTGGCGTTTGCCGGCCTCGATCCACGCCAGCACGAGTCAGGATCGAGCGTTCGTGGTAAGCCGCGCATGTCGAAGATCGGCCATAGCTTCCTGCGCAAAGCCCTGTATATGCCGGCTATGGTGGCCGTACACAGAACCGCGTGGGGTAAGCGTTTCGGTCAACGGCTTAACGCAGCTGGGAAGGCGCCGAAGCTGATCATCGGCGCCATGATGCGCAAGCTGGTGCATGTGGCATTCGGTGTGCTCAGGTCTGGAAAAATATTTGATCCGACCTTGCACAACGCTTGA
- a CDS encoding fumarylacetoacetate hydrolase family protein — translation MKLMRYGAKGAEKPALIDANGAVRDLSGVLPDITGATLSKDNLATLAAVDIASLPVVENPGRIAPPWQGVGKFLCVGLNYADHAAESGMAVPAEPVLFMKATSAVIGANDAVVMPQDSKKSDWEVELGVVIGTTARYVSEADALSHVAGYCVVNDLSEREYQLERGGQWDKGKGCDTFGPIGPWLVTADEVADPQNLGLWLEVNGKRVQDGNTRTMVFGVANLVSYISRFMTLYPGDIISTGTPPGVGMGQKPSAVYLKPGDTMRLGITGLGEQQQTVHAWNPELIDG, via the coding sequence ATGAAACTGATGCGTTATGGCGCCAAGGGCGCTGAAAAACCGGCACTGATCGATGCGAATGGCGCCGTGCGCGACCTGTCCGGCGTGCTGCCCGATATTACCGGCGCCACACTGAGCAAAGACAATCTCGCCACGCTGGCTGCCGTGGATATCGCCAGCCTGCCGGTGGTTGAAAATCCGGGCCGTATCGCGCCGCCATGGCAGGGCGTGGGCAAGTTCCTGTGCGTGGGCCTGAACTACGCCGACCATGCGGCCGAATCGGGCATGGCCGTGCCAGCCGAACCGGTGCTGTTCATGAAGGCCACCAGCGCCGTGATCGGCGCCAACGACGCGGTGGTGATGCCGCAGGACTCGAAGAAGAGCGACTGGGAAGTGGAACTGGGCGTGGTGATCGGCACCACCGCGCGCTATGTGTCGGAAGCGGACGCGCTGTCGCACGTGGCCGGCTATTGCGTGGTGAACGATCTGTCCGAACGCGAATACCAGCTGGAGCGCGGCGGCCAGTGGGACAAGGGCAAGGGCTGCGATACCTTCGGCCCGATCGGCCCGTGGCTGGTGACCGCCGACGAAGTGGCGGACCCGCAGAACCTGGGCCTGTGGCTGGAAGTGAACGGCAAGCGCGTCCAGGACGGCAATACCAGAACCATGGTGTTCGGCGTGGCCAACCTGGTCAGCTATATCAGCCGCTTCATGACCCTGTACCCGGGCGACATCATCAGCACCGGCACGCCGCCGGGCGTGGGCATGGGCCAGAAACCGTCGGCCGTGTATCTGAAGCCGGGCGACACCATGCGCCTGGGGATTACCGGCCTCGGTGAACAGCAGCAGACCGTACATGCGTGGAATCCGGAACTGATCGACGGCTGA
- a CDS encoding SDR family oxidoreductase, protein MNKHALIIGASGVIGSNLATHLLAQGWKVTGVSRGRTPVPSGCVSLQLDATDAAAVASGLAGIDASHVFFTAWARQENEKENIRVNGAMVANVLAALGPHGHLRHAALVTGLKHYLGPFDAYGKGSVPVTPFREEQGRQDVENFYYEQEDRLFEAAEKYGFNWSVHRPHTIIGYALGNAMNMGLTLAVYATLCKASGQPFVFPGSSAQWNGLSDMTDAGQIARQLAWAAQSPAAANQDFNIVNGDVFRWKWLWPRLAAYFGVEAAELPDTISPLAGRMDGAAEQWRAIAQQHGLVEADVGRLASWWHTDADLGRPMEVMTDMSKSRKAGFLDYQDTPEAFFTLFDRLKAERVIPS, encoded by the coding sequence ATGAACAAGCATGCATTGATTATCGGCGCCAGCGGCGTTATCGGCAGCAACCTGGCGACACACCTGCTGGCGCAAGGCTGGAAAGTGACCGGCGTCTCGCGCGGCCGCACACCCGTACCAAGCGGTTGCGTTTCCCTGCAGCTGGACGCCACCGATGCGGCGGCCGTGGCAAGTGGCCTGGCCGGTATCGACGCCAGTCATGTGTTCTTCACGGCCTGGGCGCGCCAGGAAAATGAAAAGGAAAATATCCGCGTCAACGGCGCCATGGTCGCCAATGTACTGGCCGCCTTGGGGCCGCATGGGCACCTGCGTCACGCCGCGCTGGTGACGGGCCTGAAGCACTACCTGGGACCGTTCGACGCGTATGGCAAAGGCAGTGTGCCCGTCACGCCGTTCCGCGAAGAGCAGGGCCGCCAGGATGTCGAGAATTTCTACTACGAGCAGGAAGACCGCCTGTTCGAGGCGGCCGAAAAATATGGTTTTAACTGGAGCGTGCATCGCCCGCACACCATTATCGGCTACGCGCTGGGCAACGCCATGAACATGGGGTTGACGCTGGCCGTGTATGCGACTCTGTGCAAGGCCAGCGGCCAGCCGTTCGTGTTTCCGGGTTCGTCGGCGCAGTGGAACGGCCTGTCCGACATGACCGACGCGGGCCAGATCGCGCGCCAGCTGGCGTGGGCGGCGCAGAGTCCGGCGGCAGCCAACCAGGACTTCAATATCGTCAATGGCGACGTGTTCCGCTGGAAGTGGCTGTGGCCGCGCCTGGCGGCGTACTTTGGCGTGGAAGCGGCCGAGCTGCCCGATACCATCTCGCCACTGGCCGGCCGCATGGACGGCGCAGCCGAACAATGGCGCGCCATCGCGCAGCAGCATGGCCTGGTGGAGGCGGATGTGGGGCGCCTGGCTTCATGGTGGCATACCGACGCCGACCTGGGCCGGCCGATGGAAGTGATGACCGACATGAGCAAGAGCCGCAAGGCGGGTTTCCTCGATTACCAGGATACGCCGGAGGCGTTTTTCACGTTGTTTGACCGCTTGAAGGCGGAGCGGGTGATACCGTCTTAA
- a CDS encoding amidohydrolase family protein, with protein sequence MMRIDAHQHFWQLAARAGGWPPPSLAAIYRDFAPADLAPLLAEHGVQGTVLVQSLPSEDDTQWLLALADRADFIRAVVGWTDLLALDAPVAIARLALHKKLKGLRPMLQDLDDDRWITNPALAPALSAMVEHGLRLDALVLPPHLPALLQCARAWPGLAIVIDHAAKPPIADAAFGQWREHMAQLAALPNVHCKLSGLVTEAKADWTVEDLRPYVDHVLNVFGAQRVIWGSDWPVVDLSGGYGAWLAASVTLLAHLGQQDRNDIFGLNARRFYSLA encoded by the coding sequence ATGATGCGCATCGACGCCCATCAGCATTTCTGGCAGCTGGCCGCGCGCGCCGGTGGCTGGCCGCCCCCATCGCTGGCAGCGATTTATCGCGATTTTGCGCCCGCCGACCTGGCACCGCTGCTGGCCGAACATGGCGTGCAGGGCACGGTGCTGGTGCAGTCCCTGCCATCGGAAGACGATACGCAGTGGCTGCTGGCGTTGGCCGACCGCGCCGATTTTATCCGTGCCGTGGTGGGCTGGACCGATCTGCTGGCGCTTGATGCGCCGGTGGCGATTGCCCGCCTGGCGTTGCACAAGAAGCTGAAAGGCCTGCGGCCGATGCTGCAGGATCTGGACGACGACCGGTGGATCACCAACCCCGCGCTGGCGCCGGCCTTATCGGCCATGGTCGAACACGGCTTGCGTCTTGACGCGCTGGTGCTGCCGCCCCATCTGCCCGCGCTGCTGCAATGCGCGCGTGCTTGGCCGGGGCTGGCCATCGTGATCGACCATGCGGCCAAGCCGCCGATAGCCGACGCCGCCTTTGGCCAATGGCGCGAACATATGGCGCAGCTGGCCGCGCTGCCGAACGTGCATTGCAAGCTGTCGGGACTGGTGACGGAAGCCAAAGCCGATTGGACGGTCGAGGACCTGCGTCCGTATGTCGATCATGTGCTGAATGTCTTTGGCGCCCAGCGCGTGATCTGGGGCAGCGACTGGCCCGTGGTGGACCTGTCCGGCGGCTATGGCGCCTGGCTGGCCGCCAGCGTAACCTTGCTGGCGCACCTGGGGCAGCAGGACCGCAACGATATTTTCGGTCTCAATGCACGCCGCTTTTACAGTCTCGCTTAG
- a CDS encoding L-rhamnose mutarotase has protein sequence MQRMGMVIGIAPDRIAEYKTLHAAVWPQVLERLAHAHIKNYSIFLREPENLLFGYWEYHGSDFAGDMAAIAEDPETQRWWTFCAPCQLPLASRAEGEHWAMMEHVFHMA, from the coding sequence ATGCAAAGAATGGGCATGGTCATCGGCATCGCGCCGGACCGCATCGCTGAGTACAAGACCTTGCACGCAGCCGTCTGGCCACAGGTACTGGAAAGGCTGGCGCACGCACACATCAAGAATTATTCGATTTTCCTGCGCGAGCCGGAAAACCTGTTGTTCGGTTACTGGGAATACCACGGCAGCGATTTCGCTGGCGACATGGCCGCGATTGCCGAGGACCCCGAGACGCAGCGCTGGTGGACCTTTTGCGCCCCGTGCCAGCTGCCGCTGGCCTCGCGCGCCGAGGGGGAACACTGGGCGATGATGGAACACGTATTTCATATGGCATAA